Within the Poecilia reticulata strain Guanapo linkage group LG13, Guppy_female_1.0+MT, whole genome shotgun sequence genome, the region GTCATTACCTATCAATCAATAGCTAAAGATTATAgctcaatcaagtttatttgtattgatattttagcaaaaaggcagttcaaagtgctttacatgattaaacCATATAAATACAAAGCAATAGAAACACCATGCAGTCAACAATTGAGGAAACCAGTAAGTATCACATTTTGCCATCattacaaatcaaaatgttgattaatgtttcatttattatgttttgatAGCAACTTTACCAGGTGTTTCAAAGATTTCAAAGTTTTACGTTTTGactcttttgcagttttctgggagtttgttccagatttgtggagcacagaagctgaaagctgtttctccatgtttggttctggttctgatgcagagcagagcagtAAAAGTCCAGGAAATTAACTAATTATCAGAGCCAGATTACATGACGTGGTGGTAAATAATTACTAAGGGATTAAtctgtaaatatatatgtacataaagaatcaaattaaatgattacttctaaaatgtaaataaatatctcAGGGTTTGATGTTACTCTGAAGGCTGACTCTGTGCTCCAGTCACATTGGAAACAGACCAGATCAGCTgaatataaacatgtttacctcatttttttccaaaacaaacgTTTCCACATTTTACGTATTTTGGACAGTTTCAGCCCGTACATCACAGGACTGAACAATGGCTGACATGTTACATAGTACAATGACAACAATACTCTGATAATATTAGGAACGCTGCTCATGTTAAACCTGCTCTGCATCACCTCAAAGCAAATACCAAAGGAGAAGTTGATGAGCGAGGCCAGGTGGGGGGTACAGGTGCTGACGGCTTTCTGCCGGGTCTGTTTGGacccagaaaaacaaaccttcaGGATCCTCATGTAGGTGTAGAGGATTATCCCTACTGGAccaaaaacacagagagcagTGCTAATAAGGCCATAAATGTTATTGACTGTAATGTCAGAGCAGGCCAGTTTCACTATAGAGTAGTTGTCACAGTACATTTTGTTAATGACGTTtccacagagctgcagagagaagCTCAAAGATGTTGTACAAGAAACTACCAGGAAGGCAGCTATCCAGGCTGctgtaataaaaactgcaactttCTTCAAGGTCATCAAAGAATGATAGTTCAGAGGATGACAGATGGCCAGATATCGGTCATAAGACATGATGGCTAAGTTAAAAAACTCTGTGCTTGCATATGTGTAAAGACAAAAGATCTGCATGAAGCAGAGCGGAGCAGGAATGATGTGAACGTCAGAGAGGATCTGGACCAGCAGGAAGGGAAACAAACCTAAACTACCAAACAGTTCGTTCACAAACAGGCTGCAGAGGAACAGGAACATGGGTTCATGTAAGCTCCGGTTCACACAGATCACCGCGATCAGCAGGACGTTGGAGCCAATAATCAGAGCATACAGACACAGGACAAGCATAAACAATAAGTATTTAAACTGTTTGGTATCAAAGTAAGCAGCAAGAGTGAAAAATGGGACCTGTGTAGAATTCAGCATGATTTTCCTTATTAttcatgaaatataaaatatatgtacagTGAGTCATAGATTAAATCCTCATTCTTGGAGATTTTACCCACAAAACATCATTGATATTCATCAGAAGAATCAacataaatatctaaaataaaattcatgacATTATTTCACAGACACACTGATCTCCACCGAACTGAACACTGAaccttcctctgctgctctttAACCTGTCAGTGACCTACAACATCAACAGGATGATGTCATCATCAAATGGACGCTTCTGTTTCCAGTTGCTATGGTTGTCAGCAgagcaggggcggatctacaaCTGAGAGCCTCGCCACCCCTGCTGCCACCCAGCTggcgacaatgaattcaataaatagttatggcaaatcggacattaagcgcatggaACTCTTTTTTCCGttaacattgaatgcaacacaatgtaacctgacacctactgctgattagcgggaagtgcgagagaaactataaggacagagcgcgaggcaacAGCATTGATATGGATGAatataaattactggactggacattacatGACTTATCATGCGTCATTGCTGTCCATTGGTCAGGAATATctgtggtcaggaaaataccacaATCACCTatagaaaatgacaaaaggaCGTAATATTTAgtggttaattcaaccctatgacaGACATAGATAACAAGGTTCAAGgatttcagatttaacaggtgaggaaaaagttttaatttgaagaaaatattgaaaaagtgATCAGTGAGTTAGTTATGTTAGCCTAACTGTTGTTAGCCCGCTATTGACTTTGTTACACTTAGCATGTGCTGGCAGTTCgttgtgttttggttccgttagcatcaaacaggtcaacccgccaccaagtcatcagtagagcagctgttcaaatcagctaatcaaccgccgctgtgctcaggtgaaaatatattaataatgtcAATAAagacatcaagcctgacagcataatggtGTTTTTGCCACTTTTTCCCCGCCCACTTGGGAGTGGCTGCGTACGCGTTGTTTTGTGGAAATTGTAGTCGGCCGTTTTATGGAGCTACGGATTCATGATACACAACATTGTAAGAACTGTGATGTTGCGAGCTGcacattatgtgaaaaaaataaaatatatatatatatatatcatctttaatctttaatctAACTCCAGTCCACTCTAATCCAACTCCAGTacactttaatccaactccagtccaccttaatccaactccagtccNNNNNNNNNNNNNNNNNNNNNNNNNNNNNNNNNNNNNNNNNNNNNNNNNNNNNNNNNNNNNNNNNNNNNNNNNNNNNNNNNNNNNNNNNNNNNNNNNNNNNNNNNNNNNNNNNNNNNNNNNNNNNNNNNNNNNNNNNNNNNNNNNNNNNNNNNNNNNNNNNNCTCCAGTCCATtgtaatccaactccagtccaccttaatccaactccagtccacTTTAATCCCACTCCAATCCACtgtaatccaactccagtccatcttaatccaactccagtccacTGTAATCCAACTCTGGGCTgatttaatccaactccagtccaaTTTAATCTAACTCCAGTCCGTAAACTCCGGTCcggttggtgaggtgtgaacaCTAATTGACGTCTGGTCCGGTTCGATTGGCGgtaccagagaccgctccaaaagcaggaagtggactacagagcTTGTTTTGGAATTggttcctgtttggtttttagTTTGTTGCTGAATTGAgccaaacaaataattttaacttgaCTTAGAGAACAGAGCAAATAAATCTCCTTTTAGCAAAGATGTTGTGCCTTTCTGTGAGTTTAGGGAACATTCCAGGTCCAGGTCAGACGTTCAGGTGAAGAGCAGCCAGTTGGGCTGGACCAGGTGAGACGGTGATGATGCTGACTGGTCAGCGGGGCGGTTTCTCTGAAGGGCTGCAGCTATAAGTAGAGCGTCAGGCTGCGTGGCGCTGTGCAGACGgagctggttctgttctgcagctgctccacatGGACGATTTGACTCTGTGCAGGAGTGAAATGTGAAACACGGatcatgttttctgtctgatttacCGTGAAgcaggatgatgatgattaaCTCCacagaggttttgtttttcacactaACTGCCTACTTTCACTCTGATGTTCTGAACTATTTGTATTTCACTGTTGTTCTGTGTCTGTATGTCCTGATCATCGTCTCCAACGTCCTGCTGATCGCGGTGATCTGTGTGAACCGGAGCTTACATGAACCCATGTTCCTGTTCCTCTGCAGCCTGTTCGTGAACGAACTGTACGGCAGTTTGGGTTTGTTCCCCTTCCTGCTGGTCCAGATCCTCTCTGACGTTCACATCATTCCTGCTCCGCTCTGCTTCCTGCAGATCTACTGTGTTTACACCTACGCTCACATCGAGTTCTGCA harbors:
- the LOC103475312 gene encoding olfactory receptor 10A3-like codes for the protein MLNSTQVPFFTLAAYFDTKQFKYLLFMLVLCLYALIIGSNVLLIAVICVNRSLHEPMFLFLCSLFVNELFGSLGLFPFLLVQILSDVHIIPAPLCFMQIFCLYTYASTEFFNLAIMSYDRYLAICHPLNYHSLMTLKKVAVFITAAWIAAFLVVSCTTSLSFSLQLCGNVINKMYCDNYSIVKLACSDITVNNIYGLISTALCVFGPVGIILYTYMRILKVCFSGSKQTRQKAVSTCTPHLASLINFSFGICFEVMQSRFNMSSVPNIIRVLLSLYYVTCQPLFSPVMYGLKLSKIRKMWKRLFWKKMR